A section of the Pseudomonas prosekii genome encodes:
- the imuA gene encoding translesion DNA synthesis-associated protein ImuA yields MGAVVALDTLFNGGQVWKGRPAPPAVSPQPTGHAALDAALPSGGWPEAALTEILLSGQGVGELQLVWPALARLAAAGERIVLIAPPYVPYPQAWQNAGVDLRQLSIIQASERDALWAAEQCLRSGSCGAVLCWPHKADDRALRRLQVAAETGSTLAFAYRSMAEAVNPSPAALRIAIDAKPAQLRVLKCRGGLARTAPIAFAMGH; encoded by the coding sequence ATGGGCGCCGTCGTTGCGTTGGATACGCTGTTCAATGGCGGCCAGGTCTGGAAGGGCCGTCCTGCGCCACCGGCCGTCAGCCCGCAACCCACCGGGCACGCGGCGCTGGATGCGGCGCTGCCGAGCGGTGGCTGGCCGGAAGCGGCGCTGACCGAAATCCTCCTGAGCGGGCAGGGCGTCGGCGAATTGCAATTGGTGTGGCCGGCGCTGGCGCGGCTGGCGGCGGCGGGCGAGCGCATCGTGCTGATCGCGCCGCCCTACGTACCGTATCCGCAAGCCTGGCAGAACGCCGGAGTCGATCTGCGCCAGTTGTCGATCATTCAGGCCAGTGAACGCGATGCCCTGTGGGCGGCGGAACAATGCCTGCGCTCGGGAAGTTGCGGCGCGGTCCTGTGTTGGCCGCACAAGGCCGATGACCGCGCGTTGCGGCGCTTGCAGGTAGCGGCGGAAACCGGCTCGACCCTGGCGTTTGCCTACCGCTCGATGGCCGAAGCGGTAAACCCCTCGCCGGCAGCGCTGCGCATTGCTATCGACGCCAAACCTGCGCAATTGCGAGTGCTCAAGTGCCGGGGCGGATTGGCGCGCACGGCGCCGATTGCTTTCGCGATGGGACATTGA
- a CDS encoding Y-family DNA polymerase, whose translation MRWVCILFPQLALDAVLRQRPDPHEPLALLTGPAQRRVLQAVNASARALGLRPGQSMTAAQALSKGFVTAEYDAAEIEHWQQFLAAWAYRFSSQVSVHYPRAVVFEIESSLGLFGAWPQFEARLRSELAELGFRHRIVAAPNPVAARVLANVYDGLVVPDDQALRYHLGQLPVDRIALESSVATALSRMGLRTLSQVQALPRHTLARRFEAQALKHLDALLGLRHLALAFYLPPDRFDVRIELNFDVQSHQALLFPLRRLTGDLSAFLCGRDSGVQRFDLHLEHAGLPDTVIKVGLLSAERDPAMLFELARGRLEQVQVEAPVRGFRLSAEDLPSFVPQRQELFDDRPQQSLPWEQLRERLRARLGDEAVQGLRFQADHRPECTWQTSVDNQPCGGLPGVQRPGWLLTEPMAVHEGSARILMGPERIESGWWDGADVRRDYYLIQTRAGQQGWAYRAVGEGGPLWLQGWFA comes from the coding sequence ATGCGCTGGGTGTGCATTCTTTTCCCGCAATTGGCGCTGGACGCGGTACTGCGTCAGCGTCCCGACCCCCATGAGCCGCTGGCGTTGCTGACCGGCCCGGCCCAGCGTCGGGTGTTGCAAGCGGTCAACGCCTCGGCCCGCGCGCTCGGTTTGCGCCCCGGCCAGTCAATGACCGCCGCTCAAGCATTGAGCAAAGGTTTTGTCACGGCGGAATACGACGCCGCCGAAATCGAACACTGGCAACAATTTCTCGCCGCGTGGGCCTATCGCTTCAGTTCCCAGGTCAGCGTGCATTACCCGCGTGCCGTGGTATTTGAAATCGAGTCGAGCCTGGGCCTGTTCGGCGCGTGGCCACAATTTGAAGCGCGATTGCGCAGCGAACTCGCCGAACTGGGCTTTCGTCATCGCATCGTCGCCGCACCCAATCCCGTGGCGGCGCGGGTGCTGGCCAATGTCTATGACGGGCTGGTGGTGCCGGACGATCAGGCCTTGCGTTATCACCTGGGGCAATTGCCGGTCGACCGCATCGCCCTCGAATCCTCGGTGGCCACGGCGTTGTCGCGCATGGGGCTGCGCACTTTGAGCCAGGTTCAGGCATTGCCGCGCCATACCCTGGCCCGGCGTTTCGAGGCCCAGGCGCTCAAGCATCTGGACGCCTTGCTCGGCTTGCGCCACTTGGCCCTGGCGTTTTACCTGCCGCCGGATCGGTTTGATGTGCGCATCGAACTCAATTTCGACGTGCAATCCCATCAGGCACTGCTGTTCCCCTTGCGTCGCTTGACCGGCGATCTGTCGGCATTCCTTTGCGGTCGGGACAGCGGCGTGCAGCGTTTCGACCTGCATCTGGAGCACGCCGGGTTGCCGGACACAGTGATCAAGGTCGGCCTGCTCAGCGCCGAGCGCGATCCGGCGATGCTCTTCGAACTGGCGCGCGGGCGCTTGGAGCAAGTGCAGGTCGAAGCCCCGGTACGCGGTTTTCGCTTGTCTGCCGAAGACCTGCCGAGTTTCGTGCCGCAGCGCCAGGAACTGTTCGACGACCGCCCGCAGCAGTCCTTGCCCTGGGAGCAATTACGCGAACGCCTGCGGGCGCGGTTGGGCGACGAAGCGGTGCAGGGTTTGCGTTTTCAGGCCGATCACCGACCCGAATGCACGTGGCAAACCAGCGTCGACAACCAGCCCTGCGGCGGGCTGCCGGGGGTGCAGCGGCCGGGCTGGCTGCTGACCGAACCGATGGCCGTGCACGAAGGCTCGGCGCGTATTCTCATGGGCCCGGAACGCATCGAATCCGGTTGGTGGGACGGCGCCGATGTGCGCCGCGATTATTACTTGATCCAGACCCGCGCCGGCCAACAGGGCTGGGCTTATCGCGCGGTGGGTGAGGGCGGTCCGCTGTGGCTGCAAGGCTGGTTCGCATGA
- a CDS encoding amidohydrolase family protein yields the protein MTWLRNVRPYGAPAEDLLIENGLFKDRRPASAAPLAATDIDGQHQLLTPALVESHVHLDKTLWGQPWRPNSAGPTLKDYIANERNVLREVETPIAQRAGALLENCIARGSLTLRCHVDIDPEFGLRHVEALQQLRERYRDLIDLQLVVFPQTGLISRPGTAELMRDAMALGVENVGGLDPCGIDNDPIAQLDFVFKLASEFQRGVDIHLHDKGELGLWQIKLIADYTERFGLQGRVMISHAYCLGMLPWSQVQPVAERLAALRVSLMSSAPADCAVPPYLALRAVGVNVCLGSDGIRDAWSPMGNGDMLERAMLLAFRFDLNKDEELAAAFDAATVNGARALGCEAYGVDIGCPADFLLMPVQTLGEAVVSRPLREVYRGGRLIATAGRLLDSRL from the coding sequence ATGACCTGGCTCCGCAACGTCCGCCCCTACGGCGCCCCTGCCGAGGATCTACTGATCGAAAACGGCCTGTTCAAGGACCGCCGCCCGGCATCCGCTGCACCGCTGGCCGCCACTGATATCGACGGCCAACACCAACTCCTGACCCCGGCGCTGGTGGAAAGCCACGTTCACCTCGACAAAACCCTCTGGGGCCAACCCTGGCGGCCGAATAGCGCGGGGCCGACGCTCAAGGATTACATCGCCAACGAGCGCAACGTCCTGCGCGAAGTCGAAACGCCCATCGCCCAACGCGCCGGCGCCCTGCTGGAAAACTGCATCGCCCGTGGCTCGCTGACCCTGCGTTGCCACGTCGACATCGACCCGGAATTCGGCCTGCGCCACGTCGAAGCCCTGCAACAACTGCGCGAGCGCTATCGCGACCTCATCGACCTGCAACTGGTGGTGTTCCCGCAAACCGGGCTGATCAGCCGCCCCGGCACCGCCGAACTGATGCGCGACGCCATGGCGCTCGGCGTCGAAAACGTCGGCGGCCTCGACCCGTGCGGCATCGACAATGACCCCATCGCCCAGCTCGATTTTGTCTTCAAACTCGCCAGCGAATTCCAGCGCGGGGTCGACATTCACCTGCACGACAAAGGTGAATTGGGCCTGTGGCAAATCAAATTGATCGCCGACTACACCGAACGTTTCGGGCTTCAGGGCCGGGTGATGATCAGTCACGCCTATTGCCTCGGCATGTTGCCGTGGAGCCAGGTGCAACCGGTGGCCGAACGCCTCGCAGCGCTACGCGTTTCACTGATGAGTTCAGCGCCAGCCGATTGCGCGGTGCCGCCGTACCTCGCTTTGCGCGCGGTCGGGGTCAATGTGTGCCTGGGGTCGGACGGCATCCGCGATGCCTGGTCGCCGATGGGCAACGGCGACATGCTCGAACGCGCGATGCTCCTGGCGTTCCGGTTTGACCTGAACAAGGACGAAGAACTCGCTGCAGCCTTTGATGCAGCGACGGTGAACGGTGCGCGCGCATTGGGCTGCGAGGCGTATGGCGTGGACATCGGCTGCCCGGCAGACTTTCTGCTGATGCCCGTGCAGACCTTGGGCGAAGCGGTGGTTTCACGTCCGCTGCGCGAGGTCTATCGCGGCGGTCGGCTGATCGCCACGGCCGGCCGTTTGCTGGACAGTCGCCTGTGA
- a CDS encoding extracellular solute-binding protein — protein sequence MKVKTLRLAISGLALSCFTVFSVQAAEPKELFFYNWTDYYPVDLLAKFEKETGIKVTMDGYDSNETLLAKLQAGGAAYDVIVPSQSIMQTLIKQDLLLEIDAPSLANFQYVKPAFRDPSFDPGRKFSAPYLWGTTGFSYDSARVPGGKLDDSWKEFFEPRKELEGQLAALDTSSSVINAASHYLNVDECTENPQDAKRILELLQKQKPHLKMYSSDNTVDRMASGEVIMMQNWNGSTARATLQKSSIKYVYPREGVAMFQDNFAVPKSAPHPGNAKIFIDWMMKPENAAAVSNAIAYANGIQSDQLLDAKWKVMDAINMPDEFASRLRPEKECSNKARELQDRIWSKLKG from the coding sequence ATGAAAGTGAAAACCCTGCGTTTGGCTATTTCTGGTCTGGCCCTGAGTTGCTTCACCGTATTCAGCGTCCAGGCTGCCGAACCCAAAGAACTGTTTTTCTACAACTGGACCGACTATTACCCGGTGGATTTGCTGGCCAAGTTTGAAAAGGAAACCGGGATAAAAGTCACCATGGACGGCTACGACAGCAACGAAACCCTGCTCGCGAAATTGCAGGCCGGCGGCGCTGCGTATGACGTGATCGTGCCGTCGCAATCGATCATGCAAACCTTGATCAAGCAGGATCTGCTGCTGGAAATAGACGCGCCTTCGCTGGCGAATTTCCAGTACGTGAAACCGGCGTTCCGCGACCCGAGTTTCGACCCTGGCCGCAAGTTTTCGGCGCCGTATCTGTGGGGCACTACCGGGTTTTCCTATGACAGTGCGCGGGTCCCGGGCGGCAAGCTTGATGATTCGTGGAAGGAGTTTTTCGAGCCGCGCAAAGAGCTCGAAGGGCAACTCGCCGCGCTGGACACGTCCAGCAGTGTGATCAACGCCGCCAGCCATTATTTGAACGTCGACGAATGCACGGAAAACCCGCAGGACGCCAAGCGCATTCTGGAGCTGCTGCAAAAGCAGAAACCGCATCTGAAGATGTACAGCTCGGACAACACCGTGGACCGCATGGCGTCCGGCGAGGTGATCATGATGCAGAACTGGAACGGTTCGACCGCCCGCGCGACGTTGCAAAAGAGCAGCATCAAGTACGTGTATCCGCGTGAAGGCGTGGCGATGTTCCAGGACAATTTCGCCGTACCGAAAAGCGCGCCGCACCCTGGCAACGCGAAGATTTTCATCGACTGGATGATGAAGCCGGAAAACGCAGCCGCGGTGTCGAACGCGATTGCCTACGCCAACGGGATTCAGAGCGACCAGTTGCTCGATGCCAAATGGAAAGTCATGGACGCGATCAACATGCCCGACGAATTCGCCTCGCGCCTGCGCCCGGAAAAAGAATGCAGCAACAAGGCGCGCGAGCTGCAAGACCGGATCTGGTCGAAGCTCAAGGGTTGA
- a CDS encoding flavin reductase family protein: MQSFDFSQLSPRDKYKILIGSVVPRPIALVTTIDGEGRINAAPFSFFNALSADPPILALGVENYGDQSPKDTTRNIQLNQEFTVNIVSDALVEAMNVCAVPFAPGFDELTAAGLTAIPGTTVKCPRIGEAPVALECRRMMALSIGQSREIIFGEVLMAHVRDELIDPKTLYIDQLGLDAIGRMGGHGYARTRDYFDLPTRSLQAWTEAPGGGERFWPVGK; this comes from the coding sequence ATGCAAAGTTTCGATTTCAGCCAACTGAGCCCACGCGACAAATACAAGATCCTGATCGGCAGCGTCGTGCCTCGGCCGATTGCGCTGGTCACCACCATTGATGGCGAAGGCCGGATCAACGCCGCGCCGTTCAGTTTCTTCAATGCGTTGTCGGCCGACCCGCCGATCCTCGCGCTCGGCGTGGAAAACTACGGCGACCAGAGCCCCAAGGACACCACGCGCAACATCCAGCTCAATCAGGAATTCACCGTGAATATCGTCAGCGATGCGCTGGTGGAAGCGATGAACGTCTGCGCCGTGCCGTTCGCGCCGGGATTTGACGAACTGACCGCCGCCGGCCTCACCGCGATCCCCGGCACCACGGTCAAATGCCCACGCATCGGCGAAGCCCCGGTGGCGCTGGAGTGTCGACGAATGATGGCGCTGTCGATTGGCCAATCGCGGGAGATCATTTTTGGCGAGGTCTTGATGGCGCATGTGCGCGACGAATTGATCGACCCGAAAACCCTGTACATCGACCAATTGGGCCTGGACGCGATCGGGCGCATGGGCGGCCACGGTTATGCACGAACCCGCGATTATTTCGACTTGCCAACCCGCTCGTTGCAGGCGTGGACCGAGGCGCCGGGGGGCGGTGAACGGTTTTGGCCGGTTGGTAAGTAA
- a CDS encoding ABC transporter permease has translation MIALHLKKLPLTREVSLLILAYLYVPIFVLIAYSFNANRSATVWTEFSFAWYGRILANPSIQTAALNSIIVASIATVCATAIALLAALATYRPFYGQKMVEGGINLPLILPEIVTAVATLLLFMALGIKLGLLTVIVAHIGFCIPFAYLPIRARLNDLDKSLLEAANDLYANPWQVFRRVTLPLLWPAVLSGSVLAFVVSLDDFIMTFFVAGPGSTTLPVYIFSAIKAGVTPEINAISTLMLVISIVLVVLAFWLGQRGKNQ, from the coding sequence ATGATCGCTCTGCACCTGAAAAAACTGCCGCTGACGCGTGAAGTCAGCCTGTTGATCCTCGCCTACCTGTACGTGCCGATCTTTGTGCTGATCGCCTACAGCTTCAACGCCAATCGCTCGGCGACGGTATGGACCGAGTTCTCGTTTGCCTGGTACGGGAGGATTCTGGCCAACCCGTCGATCCAGACCGCTGCGTTGAATTCGATCATCGTCGCCAGCATCGCCACGGTCTGTGCCACGGCGATTGCGCTGCTCGCGGCACTGGCGACTTACCGGCCGTTTTATGGGCAGAAGATGGTCGAGGGCGGGATCAACCTGCCGCTGATCCTGCCGGAAATCGTCACGGCGGTGGCGACCTTGCTGCTGTTCATGGCGCTGGGGATCAAGCTCGGTTTGCTGACGGTGATCGTCGCGCACATCGGCTTCTGCATTCCCTTCGCTTACCTGCCGATCCGCGCGCGCCTGAATGATCTGGACAAAAGTCTGCTGGAAGCGGCGAACGACCTGTACGCCAATCCGTGGCAGGTGTTTCGCCGGGTGACGCTGCCGCTGCTGTGGCCGGCGGTGTTGTCCGGTTCGGTGCTGGCGTTTGTGGTCAGCCTCGACGATTTCATCATGACGTTCTTCGTCGCCGGCCCCGGCTCGACGACGTTGCCGGTGTACATCTTCTCGGCGATCAAGGCTGGCGTGACCCCGGAGATCAACGCGATCTCGACCCTGATGCTGGTGATTTCCATTGTGCTGGTGGTGCTGGCCTTCTGGCTGGGACAGCGCGGCAAAAACCAATAA
- a CDS encoding error-prone DNA polymerase codes for MSIDGAKYADCSGYAELHCLSNFSFQRGASSALELFQRAKRQGYQALAITDECTLSGIVRAWQSAKSVELPLIIGSEIRIEDGPKLVLLVENLEGYQALCRLITRARRRTQKGQYQVLREDFSEPLPGLLALWVPDAVDDFASGDWLKQTFAERLWLAVQLHCGQDDSRRLNDLLLLARELRIPAVASGDVHMHARGRRALQDTMTAIRHHLPVAAAGLRLHPNGERHLRSLDALQSIYPQALLDETRVIARRCTFDLGQLRYQYPRELVPHGQTATSWLRHLTEEGIKWRWPKAPQAKVLAQIDKELELIAELGYESYFLTVHDIVRYAREQKILCQGRGSAANSAVCFALGITEIDPDRTTLLFERFLSKERNEPPDIDVDFEHERREEVLQYVFQRYGRSRAALTAVVSTYHAAGAVRDVAKALGLPPDQVNALADCCGHWSDKTPPVERLREGGFDPESPVLHRVLSLTAQLIGFPRHLSQHPGGFVISEQPLDTLVPVENAAMAERTIIQWDKDDLDAVGLLKVDILALGMLSAIRRCFDLLRRHRNLDLSLATVPAEDSLTYDMIGRADTVGVFQIESRAQMSMLPRLKPREFYDLVIEVAIVRPGPIQGGMVHPYLRRRNKQESEVYPSPALEVVLKRTLGVPLFQEQVMQIAIVAADYSPGEADQLRRSMAAWKRHGGLEPHKERLAAGMKKNGYTAEFAAQLFEQIKGFGSYGFPESHAASFALLTYASCWLKCHEPAAFACALINSWPMGFYNPDQILQDARRHHLQIRPVDVRASDWDCSLEPISGAQPAIRMGLRMIKGFREDDARRIEAARSRGAFVDVADLGERAQLDARAQEQLADAGALRGLAGDRHRARWEVAGVQKQLGLFAGLPSQEEVEVSLPKPTVGEDLHADYATVGTTLGPHPLALLRAELKARRCRSSRELLDVEHGRPVSVAGLVTGRQRPGTASGVTFVTLEDEFGNVNVVVWRDLAERQRQVLVGAQLLKVDGRWEREGEVRHLIAGRMSDLSPLLDGIHVRSRDFH; via the coding sequence ATGAGCATCGACGGTGCCAAATATGCTGACTGTAGCGGCTATGCCGAACTGCATTGCCTGTCGAACTTCAGCTTCCAGCGCGGCGCATCCAGTGCGCTGGAATTGTTTCAACGGGCGAAACGCCAGGGTTATCAGGCCTTGGCGATCACCGATGAATGCACCTTGTCCGGGATTGTCCGGGCCTGGCAATCGGCGAAATCCGTCGAACTGCCGCTGATCATCGGCAGCGAAATTCGCATCGAGGATGGTCCGAAACTGGTGCTGCTGGTGGAAAACCTCGAGGGTTATCAGGCGTTGTGCCGTTTGATCACCCGCGCCCGCCGCCGCACGCAAAAAGGCCAGTACCAAGTGCTGCGCGAGGATTTCAGCGAGCCGTTGCCGGGGCTGTTGGCGTTGTGGGTGCCGGACGCGGTCGATGATTTTGCCAGCGGTGATTGGCTCAAGCAGACCTTTGCCGAACGCCTGTGGCTGGCGGTCCAGTTGCATTGCGGGCAGGACGACAGCCGCCGCTTGAACGATTTGTTGCTGCTGGCCAGGGAGTTGCGCATCCCGGCGGTGGCCAGCGGCGATGTGCACATGCACGCCCGTGGCCGGCGCGCGTTGCAGGACACCATGACCGCGATCCGCCATCACCTGCCGGTGGCGGCGGCGGGTTTGCGTTTGCACCCCAACGGCGAGCGGCATTTGCGCAGCCTCGACGCGCTGCAATCGATTTATCCGCAAGCGCTGCTCGATGAAACGCGGGTGATTGCCCGGCGCTGCACGTTCGACCTGGGGCAATTGCGCTACCAATACCCCCGCGAGTTGGTGCCGCACGGCCAGACGGCGACTTCATGGCTGCGACATTTGACCGAAGAAGGCATCAAGTGGCGCTGGCCCAAGGCGCCGCAAGCCAAGGTGCTGGCGCAGATTGATAAAGAGCTGGAGCTGATTGCCGAGCTGGGCTACGAGAGCTATTTCCTCACGGTTCACGACATCGTCCGTTACGCCCGCGAACAGAAAATCCTTTGTCAGGGCCGTGGTTCGGCAGCCAACTCGGCCGTGTGTTTTGCCTTGGGCATTACCGAAATCGATCCGGATCGCACCACGTTGCTGTTCGAGCGCTTTCTGTCGAAGGAGCGCAACGAGCCGCCAGACATCGACGTCGATTTCGAGCACGAGCGCCGCGAAGAAGTTTTGCAGTATGTGTTCCAGCGTTACGGCCGCAGCCGCGCAGCGTTGACCGCGGTGGTCAGCACTTACCACGCGGCTGGCGCGGTGCGCGATGTCGCCAAGGCATTGGGTTTGCCGCCGGACCAAGTGAATGCGCTGGCCGATTGCTGCGGTCACTGGAGCGACAAGACGCCGCCCGTCGAGCGCTTGCGTGAAGGCGGTTTTGACCCCGAGAGCCCGGTCCTGCATCGGGTGTTGAGCCTGACTGCGCAGTTGATCGGTTTTCCCCGTCACCTGTCCCAGCATCCCGGAGGCTTCGTTATTTCCGAGCAGCCGCTGGACACGCTGGTGCCAGTGGAAAACGCGGCGATGGCCGAGCGCACGATTATCCAGTGGGACAAGGATGACCTCGACGCGGTCGGCCTGCTCAAGGTCGATATCCTCGCGCTGGGCATGCTCAGCGCAATCCGCCGCTGCTTCGATCTGCTGCGCCGGCACCGCAATCTGGACTTGAGCCTGGCGACGGTGCCCGCCGAAGACTCGCTGACCTACGACATGATTGGCCGGGCGGACACGGTCGGCGTCTTTCAGATTGAATCCCGGGCGCAGATGTCGATGCTGCCGCGGCTCAAACCGCGCGAATTCTATGACTTGGTGATCGAGGTGGCGATCGTCCGTCCGGGGCCGATCCAGGGCGGCATGGTGCACCCGTACCTGCGCCGTCGAAACAAGCAGGAATCCGAGGTCTATCCATCGCCAGCTCTGGAAGTGGTGCTCAAACGCACCTTGGGCGTGCCGCTGTTTCAGGAGCAGGTGATGCAGATCGCCATCGTCGCCGCCGACTACAGCCCCGGCGAGGCCGATCAGTTGCGCCGCTCCATGGCGGCGTGGAAACGTCACGGCGGACTGGAACCACACAAGGAACGCCTCGCCGCCGGGATGAAAAAGAACGGCTACACCGCAGAATTCGCCGCGCAGCTTTTCGAACAGATCAAAGGCTTCGGCAGCTACGGTTTTCCCGAGTCCCACGCCGCCAGTTTTGCCCTGCTGACCTACGCCAGTTGCTGGCTCAAATGCCACGAACCTGCGGCGTTCGCCTGTGCGCTGATCAATAGCTGGCCGATGGGTTTTTACAACCCGGACCAGATTCTGCAGGACGCCCGCCGGCATCATTTGCAGATTCGCCCGGTGGACGTGCGCGCCAGCGACTGGGATTGCAGCCTGGAACCGATCAGCGGCGCGCAACCGGCGATTCGCATGGGTTTGCGGATGATCAAGGGGTTTCGCGAAGACGATGCCCGACGCATCGAGGCGGCGCGGTCGAGGGGCGCGTTTGTCGATGTCGCCGACCTGGGCGAACGTGCGCAACTCGACGCCCGCGCCCAGGAGCAATTGGCGGATGCCGGGGCCCTGCGCGGGTTGGCCGGGGATCGTCATCGGGCGCGCTGGGAAGTGGCGGGGGTGCAGAAACAGCTCGGGTTGTTTGCCGGTTTACCGAGTCAGGAAGAGGTGGAGGTCTCGTTGCCCAAACCGACCGTGGGCGAGGATTTGCACGCCGATTACGCGACGGTCGGCACCACGCTCGGCCCGCACCCGCTGGCGTTGCTGCGCGCCGAACTCAAGGCCCGACGTTGTCGCAGCTCCCGGGAATTACTCGACGTCGAGCACGGGCGCCCGGTCAGCGTCGCCGGGCTGGTGACCGGGCGCCAACGACCGGGCACTGCCAGCGGCGTGACTTTCGTGACCCTTGAAGACGAATTCGGCAACGTCAACGTGGTGGTCTGGCGCGACTTGGCCGAACGCCAACGCCAGGTGCTGGTCGGCGCGCAATTGCTCAAGGTCGATGGGCGCTGGGAAAGGGAAGGCGAGGTGCGGCACCTGATCGCCGGACGCATGAGCGATTTGAGCCCGCTGCTGGACGGCATCCACGTGCGCAGTCGGGATTTTCATTGA
- a CDS encoding amidohydrolase family protein yields MKRIGLKAACVVGFDGTQHVLWRDGEVVFRGSRIEFVGRNYPGPVDQWIDYGNAMIGPGFIDLDALGDLDSTVLTLDNGDERGMGRMWSEDYLAAGPRESYTADEERFKYRYAFTQLIRNGITTAMPITSMYYREWAETYDEFAAVAAVAGELGLRTYLGPCYMSGMSYWRADGSLGHHWDEARGLAGLQAAARFFQDFDGAHDGLIRGALLPDRIQTCTPALLQRTAALSRELDAPVRLHCCQGLDEVAMVKQLRGVSPLAWLEQLDLLTPRSLLPHGIYTDGDADLQRVVNGGASLVHCPLVFARDGEALNSFGRYRAKGINFALGTDTWPADLLENMRHGLNIARLMEGGNALTSTLDLYNAATLGGAKALRRDDLGRLAPGAKADITVFSLRGQHLGPLFDSLKNLVLAGRGDDCIASYIDGRCVMQDGQVQGVDYPALQRQAQRQFEKLMRSHSTRAFGQPDWKTLFKPAIPFADDYSADAPLSAIDPLL; encoded by the coding sequence GTGAAACGCATTGGCCTGAAAGCCGCTTGCGTGGTCGGTTTCGATGGTACGCAGCATGTGCTGTGGCGCGACGGCGAAGTGGTGTTTCGCGGTTCGCGCATCGAGTTTGTCGGGCGCAATTACCCCGGCCCGGTGGATCAATGGATCGACTACGGCAACGCGATGATTGGCCCCGGTTTCATCGACCTCGACGCTCTCGGCGATCTCGATTCGACGGTGCTGACCCTCGACAACGGTGACGAGCGCGGCATGGGCCGCATGTGGTCTGAAGACTATCTGGCGGCCGGTCCGCGCGAGAGTTACACCGCCGACGAAGAGCGCTTCAAGTATCGTTACGCCTTCACGCAACTGATCCGCAACGGCATCACCACGGCGATGCCGATCACCTCGATGTACTACCGCGAATGGGCAGAAACTTATGACGAGTTCGCGGCAGTCGCTGCTGTCGCGGGCGAGTTGGGCCTGCGCACTTACCTCGGGCCTTGCTACATGAGCGGCATGAGTTATTGGCGCGCCGACGGCAGTCTGGGTCATCACTGGGACGAAGCTCGCGGCCTCGCCGGATTGCAAGCAGCGGCGCGGTTTTTTCAGGACTTCGACGGTGCCCACGACGGCTTGATTCGTGGCGCCCTGCTCCCGGATCGCATCCAGACCTGCACCCCGGCGCTGCTGCAACGCACCGCCGCGCTGAGCCGCGAACTGGATGCACCGGTGCGTTTGCACTGCTGCCAGGGCTTGGACGAAGTGGCGATGGTCAAGCAATTGCGCGGCGTTTCACCGCTGGCCTGGCTCGAGCAACTGGACTTGCTGACCCCGCGCAGCCTGCTGCCCCACGGCATTTACACCGACGGCGACGCAGATCTTCAGCGCGTGGTGAACGGCGGCGCGAGCCTGGTGCATTGCCCGCTGGTGTTCGCCCGCGACGGCGAGGCGTTGAACTCTTTCGGCCGTTATCGCGCCAAGGGCATCAACTTCGCGCTGGGCACTGACACCTGGCCGGCGGATTTGCTGGAGAACATGCGCCACGGCTTGAACATCGCCCGGTTGATGGAGGGCGGCAACGCCCTGACCAGCACGCTGGACCTGTACAACGCCGCCACGCTCGGCGGCGCCAAGGCTTTGCGCCGCGACGACCTCGGACGCCTGGCGCCGGGGGCCAAGGCTGATATCACCGTCTTCAGCCTGCGCGGCCAGCACCTCGGGCCGCTGTTCGATTCACTGAAAAACCTCGTGCTCGCCGGGCGTGGTGACGACTGCATCGCCAGTTACATCGACGGTCGCTGCGTGATGCAGGACGGTCAGGTGCAGGGCGTCGATTACCCGGCGTTACAGCGTCAGGCGCAACGCCAATTCGAAAAACTGATGCGCAGCCACAGTACTCGCGCGTTTGGCCAACCGGACTGGAAAACCCTGTTCAAACCGGCGATCCCGTTCGCCGATGACTACAGCGCAGACGCGCCGCTGAGCGCGATTGATCCCCTTCTTTAA